One part of the Candidatus Kouleothrix ribensis genome encodes these proteins:
- the dnaK gene encoding molecular chaperone DnaK, translating into MAKIVGIDLGTTNSCVAVMEAGDAVVIPNAEGNRTTPSVVAFTKNGERLVGQTAKRQATINPENTFFSIKRFIGRNYDETNVEREMVPFKVSKGSRADVRIHSSQTSKEYAPQEISAMVLQKLKADAEAYLGEPVTQAVITVPAYFNDSQRQATKDAGKIAGLDVLRIINEPTAAALAYGLDKKKDETILVFDLGGGTFDVSVLEVGDGVVEVKATNGDTHLGGDDYDQKIVNWLIEEFRKDQGIDLGKDRQALQRLREAAEKAKIELSSMSETEVNLPFITADASGPKHLQIKLNRSKFEQLTADLTERLRGPFTKALKDAGMSSGQLDEVVLVGGSTRMPVVQELVRKLTGKEPNKSVNPDEVVAIGAAIQAGVLGGDVKDVVLLDVTPLSLGVETLGGVMTRLIERNTTIPTRKSEIFSTAADGQTAVDIHILQGEREMANDNMTLGKFRLEGIPPAPRGVPQVEVTFDIDANGILNVSAKDKATAKEQRITITASTNLNKDEVDRMVRDAESHAAEDKRRREIVELKNQSDSLAYQSEKSLSDLGDKVDSVQKGRAESLIKDLREAIAQEDEDRMKTLSGELQQLMMQLGQGAYSEPQGQASGGGKADEGVVEGEYTVE; encoded by the coding sequence ATGGCAAAAATTGTAGGTATCGACCTGGGGACCACCAACTCGTGCGTGGCGGTGATGGAGGCCGGCGACGCCGTGGTCATCCCGAACGCCGAGGGTAACCGCACCACCCCATCGGTCGTTGCATTTACCAAAAATGGCGAGCGGCTGGTCGGCCAGACGGCTAAGCGCCAGGCAACGATCAACCCCGAGAATACATTCTTCTCGATCAAACGCTTCATCGGCCGCAACTACGACGAAACCAATGTCGAGCGCGAGATGGTGCCGTTCAAGGTATCCAAAGGCTCGCGCGCCGATGTGCGCATCCACTCGAGCCAGACCAGCAAAGAGTATGCGCCGCAAGAGATCTCGGCTATGGTGCTGCAGAAGCTCAAGGCCGACGCCGAGGCCTACCTGGGCGAGCCGGTGACGCAGGCCGTGATCACCGTACCGGCCTACTTCAACGATAGCCAGCGCCAGGCCACCAAAGACGCCGGCAAGATCGCCGGGCTCGATGTGCTGCGGATCATTAACGAGCCGACTGCGGCCGCGCTGGCGTATGGCCTCGATAAGAAGAAGGACGAGACCATCCTGGTGTTCGACCTGGGCGGTGGCACCTTCGATGTGTCGGTGCTCGAGGTTGGCGATGGCGTGGTCGAGGTTAAGGCCACCAATGGCGACACCCACCTGGGTGGCGACGATTACGACCAGAAGATCGTCAACTGGCTGATCGAAGAGTTCCGCAAGGATCAGGGCATCGACCTGGGCAAAGATCGCCAGGCGCTCCAACGCCTGCGTGAGGCGGCCGAGAAGGCCAAGATCGAGCTCTCGAGCATGTCGGAGACCGAGGTGAACCTGCCGTTCATTACGGCCGACGCCAGTGGCCCCAAGCACCTGCAGATCAAACTGAACCGCAGCAAGTTCGAGCAACTGACCGCCGACCTGACCGAGCGGCTGCGCGGGCCGTTCACCAAGGCGCTCAAGGACGCAGGTATGTCGTCTGGCCAGCTCGACGAAGTGGTGCTGGTGGGCGGCAGCACGCGCATGCCGGTGGTGCAAGAGCTGGTGCGTAAGCTCACCGGCAAAGAGCCGAACAAGAGCGTCAACCCCGACGAGGTCGTGGCGATCGGCGCGGCCATCCAGGCCGGCGTGCTGGGCGGCGATGTGAAGGATGTCGTGCTGCTCGATGTGACGCCGCTATCGCTGGGCGTCGAGACGCTCGGCGGCGTGATGACCCGGCTGATCGAGCGCAACACCACCATCCCAACCCGCAAGAGCGAGATCTTCTCGACGGCGGCCGACGGCCAGACGGCGGTGGACATCCACATCCTCCAGGGCGAGCGCGAGATGGCCAACGACAACATGACCCTGGGCAAGTTCCGGCTCGAGGGCATTCCGCCCGCGCCGCGCGGCGTGCCGCAGGTTGAGGTGACGTTCGACATCGACGCCAACGGCATTCTGAATGTCAGCGCGAAAGACAAGGCCACCGCCAAAGAGCAGCGCATCACGATCACGGCCAGCACCAACCTGAACAAGGATGAGGTCGACCGCATGGTGCGCGACGCCGAGTCGCACGCGGCCGAGGATAAGCGCCGGCGCGAGATCGTCGAGCTGAAGAACCAGAGCGACAGCCTGGCCTACCAGAGCGAGAAGTCGCTCAGCGACCTGGGCGACAAGGTCGACTCGGTGCAGAAGGGCCGGGCCGAGAGCCTGATCAAGGATCTGCGCGAGGCGATTGCGCAAGAGGACGAGGATCGTATGAAGACGCTCTCGGGCGAACTGCAGCAGCTGATGATGCAGCTGGGCCAGGGCGCCTACAGCGAGCCGCAGGGCCAGGCTTCGGGCGGCGGCAAGGCCGACGAGGGCGTGGTCGAGGGCGAGTATACTGTCGAGTAG
- a CDS encoding methyltransferase, with protein sequence MRGAPAYEQTHSFSAQLGDQPVQFVSKPGIPRWDNVGPAERLLCDLARLHAAARVLVLGCGHGALGVALARRVPAGHVLMADISSIAVALARQTLAANQIGNAHVAEAISLLPAHAGAFDTVMLVAPPDRKLARRQLLEAFHALAAGGELLVAGANDHGIRSIIADARALFGAATVLAYRQGQRVARALRPAAGHALPEWAGAPGIAPGTWCEFSVELRGHTLQLCSLPGVFAHDRLDAGTQLLIETIAAPQGLRVLDLGCGCGVIGALAARLGAAQAELTDTNLLAVASAAATLARNRIGAARAYAADGVPAEHAQAYDLILSNPPFHVGKAVAYDVAHAFIAQARRALAPGGQLIVVANQFLRYDQLLHAAFGQVSGLAQTSSYRIWSASCGPGD encoded by the coding sequence ATGCGCGGCGCGCCGGCCTACGAGCAGACCCACTCGTTCAGCGCGCAGCTGGGCGATCAGCCGGTTCAATTCGTCTCGAAGCCAGGTATTCCACGCTGGGACAATGTTGGCCCTGCTGAGCGGCTGCTCTGCGATCTGGCCCGGCTGCACGCAGCTGCGCGTGTGCTGGTGCTGGGCTGCGGCCACGGTGCGCTGGGGGTGGCGTTGGCGCGGCGCGTGCCAGCCGGGCACGTGCTGATGGCCGATATCAGCAGTATCGCGGTGGCGCTGGCGCGCCAGACGCTCGCGGCCAACCAGATCGGCAATGCACACGTCGCCGAGGCGATCAGCCTGCTGCCGGCGCATGCCGGTGCGTTCGACACGGTGATGCTGGTCGCGCCGCCAGATCGCAAGCTGGCGCGCCGGCAGCTGCTCGAGGCATTTCACGCGCTGGCAGCCGGTGGCGAGCTGCTGGTGGCAGGCGCGAACGACCATGGCATCCGCTCGATCATTGCCGACGCGCGCGCACTGTTTGGCGCGGCGACGGTGCTGGCCTACCGGCAGGGCCAGCGCGTCGCACGGGCGCTGCGGCCTGCCGCCGGGCATGCGCTGCCAGAGTGGGCCGGCGCGCCGGGCATCGCGCCCGGCACCTGGTGCGAGTTCAGCGTCGAGCTGCGCGGGCATACGCTCCAGCTGTGCAGCCTGCCGGGCGTATTCGCGCACGATCGGCTCGACGCCGGCACGCAGCTGCTGATCGAGACGATCGCCGCGCCCCAGGGTTTGCGCGTGCTGGATCTCGGCTGTGGCTGCGGGGTGATCGGTGCGCTGGCGGCCCGGCTTGGCGCGGCCCAGGCCGAGCTGACCGACACAAACCTGCTGGCGGTCGCCTCGGCGGCTGCGACGCTGGCGCGCAATCGCATCGGCGCGGCGCGAGCCTACGCCGCCGACGGTGTGCCGGCCGAGCACGCCCAGGCCTACGACCTGATTCTGAGCAACCCGCCATTTCATGTTGGCAAAGCGGTCGCCTACGATGTCGCCCACGCCTTCATCGCGCAGGCGCGCCGCGCGCTGGCGCCGGGTGGCCAGCTGATCGTGGTGGCCAACCAGTTTCTGCGCTACGACCAGCTGCTGCACGCGGCGTTCGGGCAGGTGTCCGGCCTGGCGCAGACCAGCAGCTACCGTATCTGGAGCGCCAGCTGCGGCCCTGGCGATTAG
- a CDS encoding histone deacetylase — translation MTTAITFNPLQHTHDDPTHVERMTRLQAITAALDASGLRADLLELPATPADDQQILAVHERRLLEAVRWAATQDGAWFGMDTYTTRGTFAAAQMSAGAAITAVDAVVSGRAANAFALARPPGHHATPSQPMGFCFFNNVAIAARQAMLKHAIARIAIVDIDVHHGNGTQDCFYDDGTVLFCSTHAAPLYPGTGNEREMGREAGYGATLNIPLPYRTGDIGFAQVFDQLIAPAIRRFGPELILVSAGYDAHWDDPLGPLTLSISGFGATVRGLAGLAGELCGGRLALILEGGYSLPALSGGVVESLRALLGQAPGPDPLGASGSPEPDLTTLIRRVRDRHPLFQG, via the coding sequence ATGACCACAGCGATTACATTCAATCCGCTCCAGCATACGCACGACGACCCTACCCACGTCGAGCGCATGACCCGGCTGCAGGCAATCACGGCCGCGCTCGACGCGAGCGGGCTGCGCGCCGATCTGCTCGAGCTACCGGCCACCCCGGCCGACGATCAGCAGATCCTGGCAGTACACGAGCGCCGGCTGCTCGAGGCGGTGCGCTGGGCCGCCACTCAGGATGGCGCCTGGTTTGGTATGGACACCTATACTACGCGCGGCACCTTCGCGGCGGCGCAGATGTCGGCCGGCGCGGCGATTACAGCAGTCGACGCGGTGGTGTCGGGCCGGGCCGCCAATGCGTTTGCGCTGGCGCGGCCGCCGGGGCACCACGCTACGCCATCGCAGCCGATGGGCTTCTGCTTCTTCAACAATGTCGCAATCGCCGCACGCCAGGCCATGCTGAAGCACGCCATCGCGCGGATCGCGATCGTTGATATCGATGTGCATCACGGCAATGGCACGCAAGATTGTTTCTACGACGACGGCACGGTGCTGTTCTGCTCGACTCACGCCGCGCCGCTGTACCCCGGCACCGGCAATGAGCGCGAGATGGGCCGCGAGGCCGGCTACGGTGCCACGCTGAACATACCGCTACCCTACCGCACTGGCGACATAGGCTTCGCGCAAGTGTTTGATCAGTTGATCGCACCGGCGATCCGCCGCTTCGGCCCCGAGCTGATCCTGGTGTCGGCCGGCTACGATGCGCATTGGGACGACCCGCTTGGCCCGTTGACGCTGTCGATCAGTGGTTTTGGCGCCACGGTGCGCGGGCTGGCCGGGCTGGCCGGCGAGCTGTGCGGCGGGCGGCTGGCGCTGATCCTCGAGGGCGGCTACAGCCTGCCGGCGCTGAGCGGCGGCGTGGTCGAGTCGCTGCGCGCGCTGCTGGGCCAAGCCCCAGGGCCTGATCCACTCGGTGCGTCTGGCTCGCCCGAGCCCGACCTGACAACGCTGATCCGGCGTGTGCGCGACCGGCACCCGCTGTTTCAGGGCTGA
- a CDS encoding CvpA family protein, translating into MSTLDLVCVAVIAVCGLLGIYWGFIRQVLSVVGLIAGLVLANRYGGAVAGWLSSFFSSAALVQVLGFVLVLIAVSAAVSLLATLLHRFIGLLFLGWLDHLIGGVLGLLQGTLISTVIVLVAAFFASEQLTDAMAHSRVAPQLVRWLGALVLVFLPAPLHAPLQSLFAGS; encoded by the coding sequence ATGAGTACACTCGACCTCGTATGTGTCGCGGTGATTGCGGTATGTGGGTTGCTCGGAATCTACTGGGGCTTTATTCGCCAGGTTCTGTCGGTAGTTGGGCTGATCGCCGGGCTGGTGCTGGCTAATCGCTATGGGGGCGCGGTCGCCGGCTGGCTGTCGTCGTTCTTCAGCAGCGCTGCGCTGGTGCAGGTGCTGGGCTTCGTGCTGGTGCTGATCGCGGTGAGCGCGGCGGTGAGCTTGCTGGCCACGCTGCTGCACCGCTTCATCGGCCTGCTGTTTCTTGGCTGGCTCGATCACCTGATCGGCGGCGTGCTGGGCCTGCTCCAGGGTACACTGATCAGTACCGTGATCGTGCTGGTAGCAGCATTTTTCGCATCCGAGCAGCTTACCGATGCCATGGCGCACTCGCGCGTGGCCCCGCAGCTGGTGCGCTGGCTGGGGGCGCTGGTGCTGGTGTTTCTGCCGGCACCACTGCATGCGCCGCTACAGAGCCTGTTCGCCGGCAGCTGA
- the hisH gene encoding imidazole glycerol phosphate synthase subunit HisH, translated as MNALAVIDYGAGNLRSVVRALTHVGANLLVTSDPAEVLAAPAVVLPGVGATLDTMQSLEHLGLVAAIGAAIRAGKPFLGICVGMQVLCEQSEEFGPHACLGVLGGSVRRLPGGQKVPQIGWNQLSLTNHAGDHPLFAGIPNHSNFYFVHSYYCDLTDGRNVAGTTEYGTTFASALLRGNLAAVQFHPEKSGRWGLQLLTNFIAWAGDDSLRTAAPTSNNVYSGVQHD; from the coding sequence ATGAATGCATTAGCAGTGATCGACTATGGCGCCGGCAACCTGCGCAGCGTGGTGCGGGCGCTCACGCATGTCGGCGCGAACCTGCTGGTCACCAGTGATCCGGCCGAGGTGCTGGCGGCCCCGGCGGTGGTGCTGCCGGGCGTCGGCGCCACGCTCGACACCATGCAGAGCCTCGAGCACCTTGGGCTTGTCGCGGCGATCGGCGCGGCGATCAGGGCCGGCAAGCCGTTCCTGGGCATCTGCGTGGGCATGCAAGTGCTGTGCGAGCAGAGCGAAGAGTTCGGCCCGCACGCATGCCTGGGCGTGTTGGGTGGCAGCGTGCGGCGCTTGCCCGGCGGGCAGAAGGTGCCGCAGATCGGCTGGAACCAGCTCAGCCTTACGAACCACGCCGGCGACCACCCGCTGTTCGCGGGCATTCCGAACCACAGCAACTTCTACTTCGTACACTCATACTACTGCGACCTGACCGACGGCCGCAATGTAGCGGGAACGACTGAGTACGGCACCACCTTCGCCAGCGCACTACTGCGCGGCAACCTGGCAGCGGTGCAGTTCCACCCCGAGAAGAGTGGGCGCTGGGGCCTGCAGCTACTCACCAATTTTATCGCCTGGGCCGGTGATGACTCGTTGCGCACAGCCGCGCCGACTTCGAACAACGTTTATAGCGGCGTGCAGCACGATTGA
- the hisF gene encoding imidazole glycerol phosphate synthase subunit HisF yields MLTRRIIPCLDVKGGRVVKGVAFLNHRDAGDPVQLAAAYDAAGADELVFYDITASSDERAIMLEVVERTAAQVFIPLTVGGGIRSVDDMYRMLRAGADKVSINTAAVLNPQLIEDGAKRFGSQCIVLSIDARRVTSAALGAESSAPGPAQIPAPRWAVFTHTGANARPTGLDALEWARRGVELGAGEIVINSMDADGTAGGYDIALLRAISDSVGVPVIASGGVGEPAHMLAGLAEGHADAVLAASIFHFGHYSVADVKHYLAAHGVSIRSIA; encoded by the coding sequence ATGCTAACACGCCGAATCATCCCGTGCCTCGATGTAAAGGGCGGCCGCGTGGTCAAAGGCGTGGCGTTTTTGAACCACCGCGATGCCGGCGACCCGGTGCAGCTGGCGGCGGCCTACGACGCCGCCGGCGCCGATGAGCTGGTGTTCTACGACATCACCGCCAGCAGCGACGAGCGCGCGATCATGCTCGAGGTGGTCGAGCGCACTGCCGCGCAGGTGTTCATTCCCCTGACGGTTGGCGGCGGCATTCGCAGCGTAGATGATATGTACCGCATGCTGCGCGCCGGCGCAGACAAGGTATCGATCAACACGGCCGCAGTGCTCAACCCACAGCTGATCGAAGATGGCGCCAAGCGCTTTGGCAGCCAGTGTATCGTGCTCTCAATCGACGCACGGCGCGTGACTAGCGCGGCGCTGGGCGCTGAGAGTTCGGCGCCGGGGCCTGCTCAAATTCCGGCGCCGCGCTGGGCCGTGTTTACCCACACCGGCGCGAACGCACGGCCAACCGGCCTCGACGCGCTCGAGTGGGCGCGGCGCGGCGTCGAGCTGGGCGCAGGCGAGATCGTGATCAATAGCATGGACGCCGATGGCACCGCTGGCGGCTACGATATCGCGCTCCTGCGCGCGATCTCCGATAGTGTCGGCGTGCCGGTGATCGCCTCGGGCGGCGTGGGCGAGCCGGCACATATGCTGGCCGGCCTGGCCGAAGGCCACGCCGACGCCGTGCTGGCGGCCTCGATCTTCCACTTTGGGCACTACAGTGTGGCCGATGTCAAGCACTACCTGGCCGCACACGGCGTGTCGATACGGAGCATCGCATGA
- a CDS encoding beta-glucosidase, with protein MPKHIFPKAFLWGAATSSYQIEGAAMEDGRGESIWDRFAHTPGKVSDGSTGDTACDHYHRWREDVALLKQLGVQAYRFSIAWPRIQPSGRGPAVQAGLDFYSRLVDELLANGIQPCPTLYHWDLPQALQDAGGWPARATAEAFVDYTEIVTRTLGDRVKLWMTHNEPWCAAFLGYQTGHHAPGIVDWPQALAASHHLMLSHGWAVPVIRQNSPGAEVGIVLNLSPGYPASPSAADADAYRWYDGYANRWFMDPLYGRRYPADMLADFSAAGHLPASGPAWLQEGDLATIAVPTDFLAINYYTRAVLRSGAIPEAQNAPRTVFQAPREEWTEMDWEIYPSGLYDLLMRVTTDYRVPKLYITENGASYSDGPGADGHVRDERRWRYIQQHLAATHRAIEHGAPLAGYFVWSLMDNFEWAFGYTQRFGITWVDFETQQRVFKDSALWYRQVVAANAIEAIE; from the coding sequence ATGCCCAAGCACATATTTCCGAAGGCATTTCTGTGGGGGGCCGCTACTTCATCGTATCAGATCGAGGGTGCGGCTATGGAAGATGGCCGCGGCGAGTCGATCTGGGATCGCTTTGCACACACGCCCGGCAAGGTGTCCGACGGCAGCACCGGCGATACGGCCTGCGACCACTACCACCGCTGGCGCGAGGATGTGGCCCTGCTCAAGCAGCTGGGCGTGCAGGCATACCGCTTCTCGATCGCCTGGCCGCGCATCCAGCCGAGCGGCCGTGGCCCAGCCGTGCAGGCCGGGCTCGACTTCTACAGCCGGCTGGTCGATGAACTGCTGGCTAACGGCATCCAGCCCTGCCCGACGCTGTACCATTGGGATCTGCCGCAAGCGCTGCAAGATGCCGGCGGCTGGCCGGCGCGCGCCACTGCCGAGGCGTTCGTCGATTACACCGAAATTGTAACACGCACGCTCGGCGACCGCGTGAAGCTATGGATGACCCACAACGAGCCGTGGTGTGCGGCGTTTTTAGGCTACCAGACCGGCCACCACGCGCCGGGGATCGTAGACTGGCCGCAGGCGCTGGCCGCCAGCCATCACCTCATGCTCTCGCACGGCTGGGCCGTGCCGGTGATCCGCCAGAACAGCCCCGGCGCCGAGGTTGGCATTGTGCTGAACCTCTCGCCCGGCTACCCGGCCTCGCCCAGCGCCGCCGACGCCGATGCCTACCGCTGGTACGACGGCTACGCCAACCGCTGGTTCATGGATCCGCTGTATGGCCGGCGCTACCCGGCCGACATGCTGGCCGATTTCAGCGCCGCAGGGCACCTGCCGGCAAGTGGCCCGGCCTGGCTTCAGGAAGGCGACCTGGCCACGATCGCGGTGCCGACCGACTTCCTGGCGATCAACTACTACACGCGCGCGGTGCTGCGCAGTGGGGCCATACCCGAGGCGCAGAACGCGCCGCGCACGGTGTTCCAGGCCCCGCGTGAGGAGTGGACTGAGATGGACTGGGAGATCTACCCGAGCGGCCTGTACGACCTGCTCATGCGTGTGACGACCGACTACCGCGTGCCAAAGCTGTATATCACCGAGAATGGCGCGAGCTACTCCGATGGCCCCGGCGCCGATGGGCATGTCCGCGACGAGCGCCGCTGGCGCTACATCCAGCAGCACCTGGCCGCCACCCACCGTGCGATCGAGCATGGCGCCCCGCTGGCGGGCTATTTCGTCTGGTCGCTGATGGATAACTTCGAGTGGGCGTTTGGCTACACCCAGCGCTTTGGCATCACCTGGGTTGATTTCGAGACGCAGCAGCGGGTGTTCAAGGATAGCGCGCTGTGGTATCGCCAGGTGGTGGCGGCCAATGCGATCGAGGCGATCGAGTAG
- the rsfS gene encoding ribosome silencing factor — protein sequence MLARRAVELAEDKQASDIVMLDLQKLSSVADYFVICSGESERQLKAILNAIDETIGREFGRDARVEGTPDTGWILLDYGDVVVHIFSITLRDYYRIERLWSKATPVVVVQ from the coding sequence ATACTTGCGCGGCGGGCGGTAGAGCTAGCCGAAGACAAGCAGGCCAGCGACATCGTGATGCTGGATCTGCAGAAACTGAGTTCCGTCGCCGATTACTTCGTTATCTGCTCAGGTGAGAGCGAGCGGCAGCTCAAGGCGATCTTGAACGCGATCGATGAGACGATCGGCCGCGAGTTCGGCCGCGATGCGCGCGTCGAAGGCACACCCGACACCGGATGGATCCTACTCGACTACGGTGATGTGGTCGTGCATATCTTCTCGATTACCCTGCGCGACTACTACCGTATCGAGCGTCTCTGGAGCAAGGCGACCCCGGTCGTGGTCGTCCAATAA
- the hisA gene encoding 1-(5-phosphoribosyl)-5-[(5-phosphoribosylamino)methylideneamino]imidazole-4-carboxamide isomerase: protein MQIIPAIDIKDGKCVRLYQGDFAQVTVYDDDPAAVAQRWVAQGATMLHVVDLDGARRGHPVNTDSILAIVHSVAVPVQIGGGLRDESAVLAAIELGVARVVLGTAAVRQPDLVARLAERYGDQIAVGVDARDGIVATSGWTEQSQVTAAALVEHMAALGVRRVIYTDIARDGTLSEPNYAATGALVRPDGPSIIASGGVGRIEHLLRLARLEVEAAIVGKALYTGDIDLAEAIAALRGSAGG from the coding sequence ATGCAGATAATTCCAGCGATCGACATCAAAGATGGCAAATGCGTGCGGCTGTACCAGGGCGATTTCGCGCAGGTGACGGTGTACGACGACGACCCGGCCGCCGTGGCGCAGCGCTGGGTAGCCCAGGGCGCCACCATGCTCCACGTCGTCGATCTCGACGGCGCGCGCCGCGGCCACCCGGTCAACACCGACAGTATTCTGGCGATCGTCCATTCGGTGGCTGTGCCGGTGCAGATCGGCGGCGGTTTGCGCGACGAGTCGGCCGTGCTGGCCGCGATCGAGCTGGGCGTGGCGCGGGTGGTGTTAGGCACTGCTGCGGTGCGCCAGCCCGACCTGGTGGCGCGGCTGGCCGAGCGCTATGGCGACCAGATTGCGGTGGGCGTCGACGCGCGCGACGGGATTGTGGCCACCTCGGGATGGACCGAACAGTCGCAGGTGACAGCTGCGGCACTGGTCGAACACATGGCTGCGCTGGGCGTGCGGCGGGTGATCTATACCGATATCGCGCGCGACGGCACGCTTTCGGAGCCAAACTATGCGGCGACGGGCGCGCTGGTGCGGCCCGATGGCCCGTCGATCATCGCCTCGGGTGGCGTTGGCCGGATCGAGCACCTGCTGCGCCTGGCTCGGCTCGAGGTCGAGGCTGCGATCGTGGGTAAAGCGCTCTACACCGGCGATATCGACCTGGCCGAGGCGATAGCGGCCCTGCGCGGTAGTGCTGGCGGATGA